In Nitrospira sp., a single genomic region encodes these proteins:
- a CDS encoding PAS domain S-box protein: protein MDAQLREPVLAVLMTLLLVGLFASDMYSPMAFADHEFYVVVVLVATASRFSWMPSIAAGVGTLLTMIGGIGTPWFTNLPPWIQMGNRSITIVILWVLVWFAWKRRQAETALQKANEHLEHKVAKRTQELATVNQTLVMEIAEHIHTEQALRLSQGRLADILDLAEDAIIVTERDRSITLFNQGAAKLFGYDPSEVLGKPIDLLLPERFWIAHSSSINTSTHHSESTHRMAQRCEVVGLKKDGCEFPAEASISLLSVGSRTTFTLIVRDITDRLRTERQLQSLTAKLMTAQEEERRRIARELHDDINQRLALVAIDIGNMLSTPSTMTIQAQKTIQSLNQRLAKISDDVRRMAYKFHPSILDDLGLTAALKHMADEWSEKTGIKTVVVGEEMADPLPRDVASCLYRVTQESLANIMKHARAARVEVELTCDGQEITLSIQDTGVGFDLKDAQTRHSGLGLVNMRERVRSVQGRLDISSEQGRGTCISVHIPFSGVRHEETTSYLG, encoded by the coding sequence ATGGATGCGCAATTGAGAGAACCCGTCTTGGCCGTCCTCATGACCCTACTCCTGGTAGGGCTGTTCGCTTCCGACATGTATTCGCCGATGGCTTTCGCCGATCATGAGTTTTATGTGGTCGTTGTTTTAGTTGCCACTGCGTCGCGTTTTTCATGGATGCCGTCGATCGCTGCTGGTGTCGGTACCCTCCTTACCATGATTGGAGGGATCGGGACTCCATGGTTTACCAATTTGCCACCTTGGATTCAGATGGGGAACCGGTCCATCACGATTGTGATTTTGTGGGTGCTCGTGTGGTTTGCCTGGAAGCGGCGCCAGGCTGAAACAGCACTGCAGAAGGCAAATGAACATCTGGAACACAAGGTTGCAAAAAGAACTCAGGAACTTGCCACCGTTAATCAGACCTTAGTAATGGAAATCGCCGAACATATTCACACTGAACAGGCGTTGCGACTCTCCCAAGGGCGGCTTGCCGACATCCTCGACCTCGCCGAAGACGCCATCATCGTCACCGAACGTGATCGATCGATCACACTCTTTAATCAAGGAGCGGCGAAGTTATTCGGCTATGATCCGAGCGAGGTGCTGGGGAAGCCGATTGATCTGTTGCTGCCGGAACGATTTTGGATTGCTCACTCATCCTCCATCAACACGTCTACTCATCATTCGGAATCGACTCATCGGATGGCACAACGCTGTGAGGTGGTCGGTTTAAAAAAAGATGGATGTGAGTTTCCTGCAGAGGCAAGCATCTCCCTGCTGAGTGTTGGTTCGAGAACCACGTTTACGTTAATCGTGCGAGATATCACAGACCGGCTGAGGACGGAGCGGCAGCTCCAGTCATTAACGGCTAAACTGATGACGGCGCAAGAAGAAGAGCGGCGGCGTATTGCCCGCGAGCTTCACGACGATATTAACCAACGTCTGGCCTTGGTCGCAATTGACATTGGGAACATGTTGTCCACCCCCTCCACCATGACTATCCAAGCACAGAAGACGATCCAATCCCTCAATCAACGGCTGGCCAAGATATCCGATGACGTTCGCCGCATGGCATACAAATTTCATCCCTCTATTCTGGACGATCTCGGTCTCACTGCCGCACTCAAACACATGGCCGATGAGTGGTCCGAAAAAACGGGGATTAAAACAGTCGTCGTGGGGGAAGAGATGGCCGATCCTTTACCGCGTGATGTCGCCTCATGTCTCTATCGAGTAACGCAGGAAAGCCTTGCCAACATCATGAAACATGCTCGCGCCGCGCGTGTGGAAGTCGAATTGACCTGTGACGGACAAGAGATTACGCTATCGATTCAGGATACCGGTGTCGGCTTCGATCTCAAGGATGCTCAAACGCGCCATTCCGGGTTAGGTCTTGTCAATATGAGGGAGCGAGTACGGTCCGTCCAAGGGCGATTGGACATCTCCTCAGAGCAAGGGCGAGGCACATGTATCAGTGTCCACATCCCATTTTCTGGAGTACGACATGAAGAAACCACGAGTTATCTTGGCTGA